The sequence CGGACAAGGTGCAAGCAGGATAGTAAAAGTCGTGCCGACACCCACCTTGCTTTTCACCTCTATCTTGCTTCCGTGATCTTCTATGATGCCGTAGGCAGTGCTTAATCCTAACCCCGTTCCCTTGCCGATATCTTTTGTCGTAAAAAACGGGTCAAAAATCCGGGTAAGGTTTTCTTCCGGAATACCGTCTCCTGTATCCGTGAATTCGACAGTTATGTTCTTGCTGTCCCCGTTAAAAGAGGTTGAAATAGTTAAGGTTCCGTTACCATGCATGGCTTCTGCGGCATTGACAATAATGTTCATGAAGACCTGTTTAAGCTGTCCGGCGTTGCCAAGCGCAAAGGGGAGTGAAGAACCAAGTTTCTTGATGATCTGAACATTCTGAAAAAAGGCCTGGTTTTCCAGGAAGAACAACCCCTCGGTAATTGCACGGTTTATATCTACCGGCTCCATGTTCGGTTCGCTCTGGCGGGCAAACTCCAGCAAGCTCTTCACTATCTCTTTGCAGCGCCCCGCCTCCTGTACGATGCGGGCCAGGTCCTGCCGTTTCGGGTCATCCTCTGCAAGATCTTCCATCATCAGACTGGAATAAATAAGGATCCCGCCAAGTGGATTATTGATTTCATGGGCAATGCCGGCGGCAAGTTTACCGAGTGAGGCAAGCTTTTCCGAACTGATCAGTTGCAGATGCGTTTCCTCAAACTTGCGTTCCATATCCAGACGAGGCCTTAGATCGGTAAATATACCCACGCTGGCAATTTCTTTACCCGTGCTGTCATAAATAAGCGACGCCGAAAGCTGAAAGGGAATCTCTTCGCCGTTTTTACTGACCAGATTGAGTTGAGAGGGATTAAACTTTCCGATACCTCCGTTGTCCGGGCTGCGGAGCTGCCTCATGATATCCCGGGCTACGCCTTCGGAATACAGTTCGGTGATGTGGACTTTACCGATGACTTCTTCTGCTGTATACCCGGTGAGGTTCTCCGCCCCCTGATTAAATATGAAAATATTTCCCTTCATGTCGGCGGCGATGATTCCATCCACCGAACTGGAAATCAAATTCCTGAAAAATTCATTGGCCTCCCGGAGTTCATTTCCGATTCTTTTCTCGTCGGTAATATCGCGAACATAGGCATAGGCCCTGTCGGCGCCATCGGAAGGCGGTGCAAGGGCTATACAGATTTCTGTGTTCCTGATCTCGCCGGAGGCGGTTGGAAGCTGAATCTGCATACAGGTTTTTTCACCGTACATCTCGGGATGTGAAAATATGCCTTCAAGAAGAGCCCGGCTTTCGTTGCCGAGGAGATCGGTAATTGTCATTTCCAGTATCCGGAAGTCTTCATAGCCGGTGATCTGCGAGATTGTCCGGTTTGCATACTCTATCCCCAGGCGGTCATTGAAGACCAGTATTCCATCATTTGCCAATTCAACAATGGACTGCAACATCTTCAACTCCACATGGGGGGTTGAAAAACTTTCTACGCCGTTATTCTATTCAACTTTCGGACGCGGCAACAGGCCGGCCATTTCCGTAATCTTGCCTATCATGTGCTCCCATTCGATGGCCATGATGTGGACCCCGTGAACACCCTCGATCTCTTTCACTTCCTGAATCTGCTCTATGCAAATCTTGATGCCCTCGTCGGAGCCTTTGGCGGCTTTGGCCATGCGGTCGATAAGGGCGTCCGGGATGGTGATCCCCGCCACGTTCTTGGCCATGTACCGCGCCATACCCGCCGATTTCAGAGGGGTGATGCCTGCCATGATATGGATTTTTTCATGGACGCCCAAGTCCCTGATCATCTTCATCCACTCCTTGAAGCGTTCCATATCGTAGATGCACTGGGTCTGGATGAAATCGACACCGGCTGCAGCCTTTTTGGCCGTTCGCAGCGCCCTGAATTCGAAGGGATCTGCGAAGGGATTGGCCGCTCCACCGATAAACATATCGATGTCGCCTTCAATCTTTTCCTCTCCGCCCATCAGGGTTTTCTCGTCGCGCATCGTTTTTACCATGTTGATCAGCTGTATGGAATCCAGATCATGGACGTTCTTTGCATTGACCTGGTTGCCGAAGGTATGATGATCGCCGGTGAGGCAGATGATATTCTTGATGCCGAGCGCGGTCGCACCGAACAGGTCGCTCTGCATGGCGATCCGGTTCCGGTCGCGGGTAACCATCTGCATGATCGGCTCGATTCCCATCTGCACGGCAATGGCGCTGGTGGCGATGCTGGACATGCGCACAATGGCCGTCTGGTTGTCCGTAACGTTGACTGCATCGACATAACCGCGCAGGAAGTCCACCTTGCGCTTTATGACACTGACGTCATTTCCCTTGGGAGGTCCCAGTTCGGAGGTGACGGCAAAATGTCCATTCACGAATACCTTCTCTAAATTGCTGCCCGATTTCATACCTTGAGATCCTCCCTTACAATCCTTCTCGGTCCGCTATCCCTTGACTGCACGCCCCACTGTTTGGCAGGAATGATTTCCGTAAGCCGGTGTAGTTGACCCAGGGCCTTGGAGCGGTCGAAGATCAGTTGCCAGGCGCAATCGGTCTCGCGCTTGATTTCACATTTACCGTTCGATGAACCGCCGCAGGGACCGTTCAACAGTTGCTTGGCGCAGCGGGCAATCGGGCAAATGCCGGCCGTTTTTTCCAGGATGCAGTCGCCGCAAGCCTGGCAGCGTTCTTCCCAGACTCCGTGCGCCACGGTTTCTCCCATAAATAAGGTGTTGACCCCCGGGAAAATCTGTGTCGCGGGAAAATTGCGGGCAAGCGTCTGCACGCCGACGCCGCAGGAAACGGACAGAACCGCCTGGACCTGACCGACCGTATCCGCCAGCTCCTGGGCAAATTCCGGTTCGCATTGCCGGGCAGGCGTAGATTCGATAATCTCCAAAGGCTTCCCAATTTTTTGCCTGGCCATTCTGAGGGCGGACGCCAGCAGGGCGCCGTCTTTTTCGCCACCGGCATGACATACCGTCACACAGGCGCCGCATCCTGAAAGCAGAATTTTATTGTACGGGGCCAGGTATTCCAGTATCTCTTCAAAAGGTTTCTGTTCGGCTTTAATCATCTTGTGGTCACTCCTCAATACGAAAATGAGAGAAAACGGTCACGCTACTTTACCAAGGTTCGGGCCCAACGGTCGCAATTGATCCGCCTTCTGCAAAAGAAACTCCGAAAATTTTACGCCGCTGTTTGTCGCCACGTGGAAAATTTCCAGACGTTCCTGCTCCAGACCGATTTTTGTCATGATCTGCTTCGCATAGCCGACACGGCTTTTGAGCCGCACGTTGCCCTGCAGGTACTTGCAATTCTCTTCATAACAGGCAAAAACCACAACGCCATCTGCGCCGCTTTCCAGGGCCTTCAGCAAATAAAGAGTCTCGATGCGGCCGGAACAAGGTACGGGAACGAGCTCCAGATTGTCGGGCATTTTCAATTTCAATGTCTTAGCCATTTCCGCGGCGGGAAACCCCGACTGCTCGCAGCAGAAGGCAACAATTTTAGGTTCGAAGGTTGACATGGTCTCTCCCTGAATCAATATCCCGCTTTTCCCAGCCATTCCTACGCAGGAACGGAGCAAAGTTTTACTGGTACAACGTTATGGCCCTGGCCGGACACTCGGCCACACACATGCCGCAGCCAAAACATGCCGCGGGGTCAACCCGGGCCGCCCCCCAAAGGGTATCGCCGTTCTTTTCAGCCGGTGCGGCATATACATTTCGGTCCCCATACCGTTCCACGCCGATGGCGGCATGGGGACAAAGCCGCACGCAGGTATAGCACACAGCGCATTTTTGTGTATCGACCTCGGCAACGGGATTTACCGGGGTATATACCCCCCCGTGCAGAAGGGCCTTCACCTCTTGGACGACTGCATGTGCCTCACTCAGAGATTCCGTAATCACTTGGGGAAAGCGGCAGGCCCCGGCCAGAAAAAT comes from Syntrophobacterales bacterium and encodes:
- a CDS encoding methylenetetrahydrofolate reductase C-terminal domain-containing protein is translated as MIKAEQKPFEEILEYLAPYNKILLSGCGACVTVCHAGGEKDGALLASALRMARQKIGKPLEIIESTPARQCEPEFAQELADTVGQVQAVLSVSCGVGVQTLARNFPATQIFPGVNTLFMGETVAHGVWEERCQACGDCILEKTAGICPIARCAKQLLNGPCGGSSNGKCEIKRETDCAWQLIFDRSKALGQLHRLTEIIPAKQWGVQSRDSGPRRIVREDLKV
- a CDS encoding PAS domain S-box protein; translation: MLQSIVELANDGILVFNDRLGIEYANRTISQITGYEDFRILEMTITDLLGNESRALLEGIFSHPEMYGEKTCMQIQLPTASGEIRNTEICIALAPPSDGADRAYAYVRDITDEKRIGNELREANEFFRNLISSSVDGIIAADMKGNIFIFNQGAENLTGYTAEEVIGKVHITELYSEGVARDIMRQLRSPDNGGIGKFNPSQLNLVSKNGEEIPFQLSASLIYDSTGKEIASVGIFTDLRPRLDMERKFEETHLQLISSEKLASLGKLAAGIAHEINNPLGGILIYSSLMMEDLAEDDPKRQDLARIVQEAGRCKEIVKSLLEFARQSEPNMEPVDINRAITEGLFFLENQAFFQNVQIIKKLGSSLPFALGNAGQLKQVFMNIIVNAAEAMHGNGTLTISTSFNGDSKNITVEFTDTGDGIPEENLTRIFDPFFTTKDIGKGTGLGLSTAYGIIEDHGSKIEVKSKVGVGTTFTILLAPCPETQPILENRPSEATGRAQGRHSFKGAPRGCVSAVLP
- a CDS encoding methylenetetrahydrofolate reductase, translating into MKSGSNLEKVFVNGHFAVTSELGPPKGNDVSVIKRKVDFLRGYVDAVNVTDNQTAIVRMSSIATSAIAVQMGIEPIMQMVTRDRNRIAMQSDLFGATALGIKNIICLTGDHHTFGNQVNAKNVHDLDSIQLINMVKTMRDEKTLMGGEEKIEGDIDMFIGGAANPFADPFEFRALRTAKKAAAGVDFIQTQCIYDMERFKEWMKMIRDLGVHEKIHIMAGITPLKSAGMARYMAKNVAGITIPDALIDRMAKAAKGSDEGIKICIEQIQEVKEIEGVHGVHIMAIEWEHMIGKITEMAGLLPRPKVE
- a CDS encoding hydrogenase iron-sulfur subunit, producing the protein MSTFEPKIVAFCCEQSGFPAAEMAKTLKLKMPDNLELVPVPCSGRIETLYLLKALESGADGVVVFACYEENCKYLQGNVRLKSRVGYAKQIMTKIGLEQERLEIFHVATNSGVKFSEFLLQKADQLRPLGPNLGKVA